The Candidatus Methylomirabilis tolerans genomic interval ACAATTCTACAGGTCCTCAGCGTGACGCTATTTGAACGTATGCCCTTGATTCAGGCACTTACGATCATGCCTGAGTCGACTGCGGAGGATGAGGGCTGTAACCAGTTGTTATTGTTCGATCGATAACCGGACAGTAGTGATCCATTCTCTTTTTAATCAACTCAGGACTTCTTTTACCATGAATTACAGCCAGGACAGTTATTTTCCCTTTTTCAAATAGATAGATGATTTTGTATGGAAATCTCCTGGTGAGATGCCTTCTTGTTTCCTTATACCCAGAGGAATGAACT includes:
- a CDS encoding type II toxin-antitoxin system RelE/ParE family toxin, which gives rise to MRYKVIIRPEAENDLKEAFSWYEDKRLGLGYDFLLQVDAALRFIERNPAVHSSGYKETRRHLTRRFPYKIIYLFEKGKITVLAVIHGKRSPELIKKRMDHYCPVIDRTITTGYSPHPPQSTQA